The window CGTTGCGAGCGCTGCCGTGGTCATGGTGCGAAGCTATCCTCAGCCGTGGGTGGGCGCGAGAACCGTGAGCGCGCGCGGCACCACCGCGACCGCGAGCGGCTGGAACCCGCACGCCTCGCCGTCGGCCTGCACCGGCAGCTGCCGGTCCGCGCTGATCGTGACGTTGCGCGCCGCGAGCACGCGCATGCCCGGCTCCTCCCTGCCCTGGCGCAGCAGCAGCCGCCACGCCACGCGCGCGGCCTCGGGCAGCGAGCCCGCATCGAACACCACCACGTTCAGGATGCCGTCGTCGAACGCGATCGAGTCGTCGAGCGACAGCACACCCGGGATGATCTCCCTGCAGTTGGCCACCAGCACGGTGGCCGCCGGCAGCTCGAACTCACCATCCTCGGTGGTGATGCGCAGCGTGGCGCGGGTCAGCGAGGTTGCCAGCCCGACGGCAGTGGCCAGGTAGGCGCCGATGCCGAACTGCCGCTTGTGATGTGCCGGCGTGCGGTGCATCAACTCGGCGTCGAAGCCCATGCCGGCAGCCACGACGAAGTAGCGCGCACCGGTGGACGTCTCCAGCCTCCCCACGTCGATGCGCCGCTTCCTTCCTTTGAGTATCACCTCGGCCGCCGCGCTGGCGCGGCGGCGGATGCCGAGGTTGCCTGCCAGCAGGTTGCCGGTGCCGGCAGGCAGCAGGCCCAGCGGCAGGTCGGTGCCCACTAGCGAGGCCAAGATCTCCATCACTGTCCCGTCGCCGCCGTGCGCGATCAGCAGCTCGAAGCCGTCGCCGACGGCGTCGCGCGCGATCCGCTCAGCGTGTCCCGGCTCGGTCGTGCCCACTACCTCGACCGCGAGCCCGCCTCTGGCGAGCCGTCGCCGCGCCTCGCCCAGGCCCGCCGCGTTGGCGCGGGCCGCCATCGGGTTGGTGATGATCAGGGCGCGCGTCACCGGATCCCCAGCGACCAGAACAGGTCCAGACCCACCTGGTAGCGCGCGCGGTCGGCGCTGATCGATGTGCCGGTGCCCACCTGGCAGTTGCTCACCACGGGCTCGAGGGCGGCCGTGGCGGTCCAGCGCGAGCCCATGCGGTACTCCACGGTCGCGCCCACCGCCTGGGCGCTGCGCACCTCGCACAACCCGGCATCCAGGATGAGGAATGTGCGCGAGCCGATCTGGGTGCCCGCCTCGATGCGCGCGGTGGACAGGCCGAGCGTGCCGGCGGTGCCCGCGCCGGGACGGATAGTTATGTAGTCGAGCGGTAGCCCCAGGTCGCTGATCAGGGCGCTACCCAGCTCACCGGCCGCGTAACCGGTCAGCGTCGCCGTTATGCTCTGCACCAGCGCCTGGCGGTTGACCACGCCCCCCGCCGCGCCGGCCTGGAGGGCCGCCGTGGGCTGGCCGAACATCAGGTACGAGACGATTTCGGTCTCGGTGAGCGGCGGGCGCTGGTCGCTCTCCAGCCTGAGGCGCGGCGCCAGCAGCGTGCCGCCGATCTGGACCCGCACGGTGAGCTGGCCGCCCTCC is drawn from Nevskiales bacterium and contains these coding sequences:
- a CDS encoding diacylglycerol kinase family protein, producing the protein MTRALIITNPMAARANAAGLGEARRRLARGGLAVEVVGTTEPGHAERIARDAVGDGFELLIAHGGDGTVMEILASLVGTDLPLGLLPAGTGNLLAGNLGIRRRASAAAEVILKGRKRRIDVGRLETSTGARYFVVAAGMGFDAELMHRTPAHHKRQFGIGAYLATAVGLATSLTRATLRITTEDGEFELPAATVLVANCREIIPGVLSLDDSIAFDDGILNVVVFDAGSLPEAARVAWRLLLRQGREEPGMRVLAARNVTISADRQLPVQADGEACGFQPLAVAVVPRALTVLAPTHG